GGTGCCCAGATTTATGAGGAAAGAAACGCGACGCTGGTTTTCCTGAAATCAAAAGGTATGTTCGGGATGGACCAGTTCCAGTTGAGGGCAGCCGGACACGATGCACGAAAGATCTTCACGATCAAGTTCGACGACCTGGCAAAGATCGGGAAGGACTTGGGCAATGCTTACATGACGATCAATGGCTACAGGCGCGTGCTCGACGACCCGTATTGGCAACAGTTCTTCCATGTCCGGGAACGGGATTTTACGTATATCGAAGGCGATGCCACGAAGGCCCGGCCGCGCGCGTCCTTGCCATGTTTTCAGTGCGGGCTGGTGCTGCCGGCGGACCTCATCACGATCGACCATTCGAAGCCTCAGGCTGGCGGTGGAGATCATGCCGTCCTGAAGGTGTTGCGAAACCTGAATTACGATCTGACGCATCATCCAGGCGTGGGACAACTCGCTACCGCCCACCGTGACGGCACGTCCGCACCTTTGCACACGAAAGCGGGACGCAACAGCGCGCCAATGCATGAAGGAAAGGCGGAAAGGTACACCCTGACCGATAAGGGCATCACCGTGCTCAGTGTACTGGCGGCGGCAACCAGCTTGAACCAGGTGTACGATGCATGCATGCATTCCGCCTTCAACCTGCGTCCGTATTGTTCCAAATGTAATACTGCCAAAAGTAATGCGATGCAAGACCTTTCGATGGTCAACGATGCATAGCAACGCGCTCGTACTATCCTGATGGTGCCTCCCGGCACCGTGGACATGCCGGCGCTGCCGGGGCCTGTCCGAACCTTGCTGAAGTGGCCGGTTTCAGGCGGGCGTGACGAACAGCGCCGCGTTCAATCTGGCGTTGAAGATGCGCTGGTCCCCGTCATCGAGCTGGACCGTGTTCGGCAAGATCTTGAAGCCGGATTCCTTATAGAGGCGCTTTGCCTGGATCTTGAGCGACTTGATATGGTCGGCGGCGCGGACGTCGTCGTCGGTGCTGCGCGGGGTGGCGGCATGCATCACGTCGTGCACACTCTTGAATGCGTCCGAGTTCATGACGACCGCGGCCATGACTGGGCTGGATTCGACCAGCGAGTGCAGGAAATTGAGGTAGGCGGCCTTGCCGTCGTCGAGGAATTCGGCGGCCGTGTAGTAGGTCGCCTTGAACGCCGGCATGTAGCCGGTGGTCATTTTTGGCACGAGATCCTCGGGCACGGTGACGGGCTCCGCCGGCTCCGACCTCGCCGCCTTGCTGACCTTGGCCCACATCATCCGGGCTTCATCGATGAACGAATTGATGCGTTTGACTTCGATATAGTTGTAGACGATCTTGAAGATCATCTGGAATGCGCCCAATACCAGGCTGGCGATGCTGCCCGCCGCCGCGCTGGCGGTGGCTGCCATCACCGTCGTGTTGACCCCCTTGGCGATGGTCCATGCGGCGACCACCTGGCGGTTGCGGATGCCGACGTCGATGCCCTTGCGGATCAGTGCGAACGCGCCTTCGCTGGTCACCAGCTCTGCCTGCTGCAGCGACAGCGCGGTGCGGGTCCAGGCATCGCTGATGAGGCTGCGCAGGCCGGCATAGATGTCGGCCCCGCCCGATGCGAACTTGGCCACCTCTTTCAATGCGAATGCCGCTACCAGGGCGAACGCCTTGGCGGCCTTTTCCAGCAGGTCCGACGCCGTTTCAAGACCAAAATGATTTCTGAAGATTTTGATCATCCACTCCTTGAAGTCCGCCCATTTTTCCTGCAGGAGCGCCGCCACTTTCTCCTGGATGCTCTCGCGTTTGTATACCGCGACACCGGTGCCGACGCCGGTGCCGACGACGCCCACGCCAATGCTGCTGTAAGTGACAACCTTGTCTTGAAAGATCTGGATGATGTTTTCCTCCAGACCGCTTTTCGACAACAGGCTGTGGGCGCTGCCCCCCATGCCGAGCAAGCCGAGCAGTACGGTACTGGTCGCGCTCCACTCGACCTTGATGTTGGCGATCAAGGTCAGCAGCGCACGCCGGTCCATGCGCCGTTTCGCCGCGTTCGAAACGGGGCTGTCCACGCATAGCCTTTGCAGCAATCGGCAAAGCGAGCGCGTTTTGCTCATGACCATGTTGTTGTCGCGTTCGTTACGGTAGTCACGGCTCAGGCCCGACACTTGGTTGCCCATGTTATAGACGACGCCGCTGTATTTCTCCAAGGCGTTCGCCAGGTTTTCGGCATTGCGCCAATGCATGATGCCTTCCGGACCCGCATATTCGATCCACGCCTTGTAGGCTCGATCGACCGCCTGTAGCCGGTCGCCGCGTGATTTGGTGCCGAACAGCTTGCCCTTGACGTCGGTTGCGGCTAGCCAATCGTTGTAGGTCGGCGGCGGCTGGAAATGTTCGATGGCGCGGAAGCGGTCGTCCAGCATCGCGCTCTCGAATGGCGTGAACGGGGTCGTGGCATGCGTCTTGAGCCACGTGTAGGTGTCGAGATCGAGCTGCTTTGGGGAAGGCATGTTATCGGTTCCTGGGAATCAGCCTATGCCAGGCCGGAGTAAGTGGGCGGATGAACCCGGTTTGCGTCTGGCGCATCGCTCAGCCGTGCGCCGCCGCATGCGCCAGCGCCATCCTGCGGTGCGTGCGCACCATCAAGCGCGACCGCTTCAGGCGGTTGATCATCGCCGTGAACAGCAGCGAGGTCGCCACGAAATACAGGCTGCAGTACAGGTACACCGGCACCATGACGTTGGTCTCGCTGGCGGCGATGACGGTGTTGCAACGGCTGACCAGTTCGCTGACCCCGACCAGCGACGCCGCGCTGGAGGCGACGAAGGAAATCAGGAACACGTTGATCCAGGTCGGGATGAACAGCATGGCGGCGTCGATGTCGCCCTTGCGGTAGTTACGGTACGCAACCACCAGGCTTTCGGCCGTGAACGACAGCGGTGAGGCCGCCAGCCCCAGCACCGCCTTGGCCCAGGGCGGCACCTGCAGCACGATGCCGGCGCCGGGGAGGACGATCTCGTTGGGCAGCACGAACACCGCATAGAAGATCAGCGCCAGCGTCGGCACCGAGCCGAGGATGGTGGAGATGCGGGTGGCGATGGCGGCCGGCTTGGCGCGCGCGCCCACGCGCAGCCAGGCCAGCAGCGCGCCCAGGCTGGAACCCAGCGCCACGGCGCACACGGCGATGAAGACGTTCCAGGCGAACCCCTCCAGCAGGAAGGGCGTCCAGGTCAGCAGCAGGTGGAGGGAATCGGTCATGGCTTTGCCGGCGGTGCCAGGATCAGGCGTTCGACCCGCTCGATGATCAGGGTCCACAGGCGGGTAGTCAGGTAAAAGGTGATCAGCAGCACCGTCATGGTCATGAAGATGTTGCCGTTTTCCGCGATCAGGAGGCTGCTGGCGCTCAGCAGCTCGGGAATCGCGATGGCCGAGGCCAGCATGGTCTGCTTGGTCAGGTTGATCAGCGCCTGCTTGACCGGCCAGCTGGCGTAGTGCGCGCTGCGGTACAGGGTGTGCAGGCGCAGCGCGAAGGCAGGCTCGAAACCGCGGATGTGGCGCGCCGCCTCCAGCAGGGCACGCATCACCAGTCCGGCCGTGTAGTAGCCGGAGCAAAAGGTGGCGACGGCGAACGCGGGCAGCTTGACGCCGAACTCGCGCTGGCTCCAGCCGCCGATGCCGAAGAAGATCAGGTACATCATGATCAGCGGCGGGGTCAGGCGGCCGTAGGCCATGAAGCCGCGCAACAGGCGCGGCGCCAGGCCGGCGCGCGCGTCCACCGCGGTGGCGGCCAGCGTACCCAGCGCCAGCGAGATCGCGATGCCGCTGGCGATCAGCATCATGGTATAGGCCACGCCGCGCAGGAACTGGGTGCGGTCGTAGGGGTCGTAGACGAAGTTCAGGTCGATCCCCAAGTGCTCCTTGAGGCGCAGGCCCAGCGCCTGGATGCCGCCGACCTCGCTGCTGGCGACGTATTCGCTGCTGCGGCAGGCGGCGGTCCACAAGCCGTTGGCGCCGCGGGTGCAGACCGGTTTGCCTGTGGCGTCCGTGGCCGACCACAGCTCGTGCTGCCGGGTCAGCCATTCGTTCGACGTGATGCCCCACTTGCGGTTTTCTTCCAGCAGCCAGCCGCTGCGGTGCAGCTCGGCCGTGATGTCGCCCAGCGCCACGTCGAGACGGGTGCCGCGCTCGTCCCGGGCCATGAAGATCGTCATCGGCTTGATGATGGCATTGCTCAAGGTCATGCTGTAGCCCGACCACTCGGGCAGCTTGAGCGTGTTCTGCAGTACGGCGGTGGCGTACAGGAAGCCGGAACACTGGTCGTCGCGCAGCGCCAGCAGGGCGTCGCGCACGGTCTTGTAGGTCTGTAGCTTGAGCAGGTAGCGCTCGGACATCGGCTTGTTGAAATAACTGCCCTGTACCGCGCAGGTCGTGCGGTTGCGGATCTTGCCCCAGTCGTCGACCGCGTGACCCGGTCCGAACAGGACGTTGACGCTGGTTTCGTTGTAGCCCGGTTCGACGGCGGCGGCGCTCCTGCGCCGTTCCGGGGTGTCGGCGACGGTGGCGATCAAGAGGTCGACCTCGCCCAGCGCCAGCTTCTGGAAGCGGTTCTCGGTGGTGATCCTGACCTTCTTCAAACGTACGCCGAGGCGCTGGGCGACCAGTGCCGCCACGTCGCTTTCGAGACCGACCACTTCGCCGTTGCTGTCGAGATAGTTAAACGGTTTGAAGTCGGTCTTCACGCCCACGCGCAGTACGCCGCTCTTGCGCACCGCGTCCAGGGTCGGACTGTGCGGCGCCTGTTGCGCGCACGCGTTCCACGATAGGAAAAGACCGATTGCCAGCCCCAGGAATCTCGTCAAGGCAGACTGTGAAGACATTATTGTTTTCTCTGGGAAACTCAACGCTTCATGCTACCTGACCGGTTGCTGGCATGCAATAACCACGGCGGTCGGCGTGCGGATATGCCACATTACGCCACATTGCACGAACACAACCGGCATGCTATTTTCGGCCAACCATTGTCTTGGAATCCGATCCCGATGCTGCATCCCCTGGCCAGTCTCTGGCGCCATGCCGTGCGCGTCACGTTCTACGAAGCGGGCGGCCAGGCCGGACATGCGCTGTTCCGGCACGGCGACGCCGGCCAGGCGCATGCGGCGGGCGCACGGCGGCGCTTCACGTCGGCCGACGCCGCCTTTCACTACCTGCGCTACTGGCTGGGCGAGCCGGCCGCCAGCGCCGAACTGAAATGGGTGCTGCAGCGTTCCGGCCCGTCGCTGGTCGGTACGGGCGGCGCGGAAGGCTGGCTGCACGCGCTGGCCGCGCGGCTGGTGGGCGGCGCCATCGTGGTGCTGGAGGAAGACAGCCGCCGGGCCATGCCGGGCCGGCTGGTGGCCGCGCCGTCGGCCGCGATGTCGGCGGCGGCCGTCGCCGCCCTGCCGCCGCTGAGCGCGGTGGCGCCCGCCGTCGCCGCCACGCCCGACCTGCTGCCCGCGCTGGAAGAGGTCAGGATCGAAGGCGCGCAAGTGCTGCCCGAGCTGAACCAGTCGCTGGCCCAGGTGGAAAGCGCGACCGCCAGCGTCGCCGCCGCCGCGCTCTCGCTCGACCCGGCGCCGAGCAAGGTGGCGGCGATCCGGACCGCCCTCGGCGACGCCTCCACGCAGGCCGGCGCCGACCTCGGCCGGCTCTGATGAAGGTACTCGAGCGCGCGCTGGAAGTGCTGCCGCCGTGTCCCGGGCGCGTCGCCGCCGCGGTCGGCGGCGCCGTCGAGGCCATCGCAGCGCAAGGACAGGGCTTCGCCGCCGACGTTTCCGGCTGCGCCGCCGCGCTGGCGGCCGACCTGCCGGCCATCGCCGCCAGGATGCGCGCCATTCCCGGCCTGCTCGATCCGCAACCCATCGTCGACGCCTGCGCCGGCGTGCTGGAACACGCCGCCGCCGACCTGCGCCGGCTCGCCGCCGACGCCGCGGCGATCCCGCAGCGCCTGCTCGACCAGGCGGCCGGCGCGCAGGACCTGGTGGCCTCGGCCAGGACCGCGCTGGGCACCATGGCGACGCTGCTGCCGCAACTGGCCGGCCTGGCGCCGGACATCGCCCCGCACCTGGCCTTTTTCGAAGGCTTGCCGGCGCGCGGACAGGCGCTGGCCGCGCTGGCGGCGCAGGGCGGCGCACTGGTGGACCGCTACGGCGCCGCACTGCTGCCGCTGGCGCGTGCGCTGCAGGACCCGGCCGCCAGCGGCCGCGCCGACGGCATACTGGCCGAGGCGCGGCAGCTGCAGGACGCGACCCAGGCGCAGCTGCGCACCTTGCGCGAACTGCTGGACGCCGGCGCGGGCGACCTGGAGCGCGAGCTGGACGGCGCCATCGCGCTGGCGACCGCGGCGATCGACGCCGGCGCGCAACTGCTGGAGGCGAAGGCCGCTGCGCTGCTGCAGCCGCTGCAGGACCAGGCCGGCCTGCTGGCCGCCGCCGCCGCCGCGCTGGGCCGGGAGGGCGCGGCCTGCGCGGCGCTGTTCGACCAGGGCTGCGTCCAGCTCGACCACCTGGGCGATCTCCTGGCGCAGCCGCTGGGCGAGGCGCGCGCCCGGGCCGACGCCGTCGGTGCCACGATCGCAGCGGCGGGCGCCGACATCGACGCCATGGCGCGCAAGGCGCTGGCGCCGGTCGACGCGCTCGGCCCGTGCGTCGACCAGGTCGGCGCCGCCCTGGGCGCCGTGGTCGAGACCGTCGAGGACGACGTGGCGCAGGTGGCGCAACTGATGCGCGAACTCGGCCAGGAGGCCGAGCAGGTTAAGCTGGTCGTGGGTGCCTTGCCGGGGCGCTTCGATCCGGTGCGCACCGGGATCGCGGCGGCGATCGCCATGCTGGTGCAGGTAAAGGACACCATCCAGCCTTTCGTCAACCAGGCCAGGAGTGCGCTGCTGAGCGCCGACAGCGAGTTGAACCAGGCCGACGACCTGTGCACCCGCGCCATCGAGATCTGCACCCTGTACCAGATGAAGGCGCCGCCGTTGATGCTGGCGCGCACGCTGTTCGTCGGCATCAAGGCAAGCATCCCCGGCCTGCATGCGACCATCGCCGCCGCCATGAAGGCGGTGCAGGCGGCCGGCGCCCAGGCCGGCGCCCTGATGGATACGGCCATCGGCGTGGTGGACGCGTTGAATCCGCTGCTCGACCAGGCGCTGGCGCTGTTGCAGAAGGCGATCGACGCGCTGCTGGCCCTGCTGCAGAAGATGCAGGATGCACTGGCATTGGTGATGGCCGCCGCCGAGGCGGTGCCGCCGGCGCTGCAGGCGGCGGTGGACCTGGCCATGGCCGGCGTCCACGAGGTGCTGGCCAAGGTGCGCCGCGCGGCCGAGGATTGCCTGGACCAGTTGCAGTGCCAGGCCCTGGTCCAGCGCTTGCGCGCCCGGCTGGCGGAGCTGGTGGAGCGTGTCTTCGCGCCGCTGCAGGCGCAGATCGACGCCGCTGGCGGTCCGCTGCGCAAGGTGGTGGAACAGGGCAAGGCGGCCGTGCAGCAGGCATCCGGCGCGGCGCAGGATGGCCTGCAAACGCTGGCAGGCGCGCTTACCGCCGCGCAGCAGCGGGCGCGTACGCCGGTCGACGCGCTGCA
The genomic region above belongs to Massilia forsythiae and contains:
- a CDS encoding transporter substrate-binding domain-containing protein, producing MTRFLGLAIGLFLSWNACAQQAPHSPTLDAVRKSGVLRVGVKTDFKPFNYLDSNGEVVGLESDVAALVAQRLGVRLKKVRITTENRFQKLALGEVDLLIATVADTPERRRSAAAVEPGYNETSVNVLFGPGHAVDDWGKIRNRTTCAVQGSYFNKPMSERYLLKLQTYKTVRDALLALRDDQCSGFLYATAVLQNTLKLPEWSGYSMTLSNAIIKPMTIFMARDERGTRLDVALGDITAELHRSGWLLEENRKWGITSNEWLTRQHELWSATDATGKPVCTRGANGLWTAACRSSEYVASSEVGGIQALGLRLKEHLGIDLNFVYDPYDRTQFLRGVAYTMMLIASGIAISLALGTLAATAVDARAGLAPRLLRGFMAYGRLTPPLIMMYLIFFGIGGWSQREFGVKLPAFAVATFCSGYYTAGLVMRALLEAARHIRGFEPAFALRLHTLYRSAHYASWPVKQALINLTKQTMLASAIAIPELLSASSLLIAENGNIFMTMTVLLITFYLTTRLWTLIIERVERLILAPPAKP
- a CDS encoding polar amino acid ABC transporter permease, which codes for MTDSLHLLLTWTPFLLEGFAWNVFIAVCAVALGSSLGALLAWLRVGARAKPAAIATRISTILGSVPTLALIFYAVFVLPNEIVLPGAGIVLQVPPWAKAVLGLAASPLSFTAESLVVAYRNYRKGDIDAAMLFIPTWINVFLISFVASSAASLVGVSELVSRCNTVIAASETNVMVPVYLYCSLYFVATSLLFTAMINRLKRSRLMVRTHRRMALAHAAAHG